The Planctomycetaceae bacterium genome includes the window GGCGGCCTTTCGCTCGCAGGGCATCGACGCGCGAACCACCCCCGAGAGCGACGAACGCACGCTCGAACTGGGCGGCCTCCACACCAGCGGCGAAGAGTGCTACCCCCAGAAGATCACGCTGGGCAACTTCCTGCGCATCATCGAAGCGCCCGACTTCGACCCCGACCGCCACGCCTTCTTCATGCCCACCGCCGAAGGCCCGTGCCGCTTCGGCCAATACCGCGAGTACCTGCGGCAACTGCTGGACTCGATGGGGCACAAAGACGTTCCGGTGATCTCGCCCTCCAGCCGCAACGGCTATGAGGGCGTCAGCGCTCACGCCACCGACATGGTGCGCCTGATCTGGCGGTCGCTGGTCTGCGGCGACATCCTGCGCAAGATGCTGCTCAAGACCCGCCCCTACGAGACCATCGCCGGCGCCTGCGACGAAGTGTACCAGTGGAGCATCGAGCACATCGAGAGCGTCGTGGAAAAGCCCGGCGTTTCCGCCCGGGCGCGCCTGGGCCAGCTCGTCGAGGCCATGATGCACTGCCGCGACCGCTTCCGCGCCGTGGGCGTGCGCTACACGCAGGATCGCCCCCTCATCGGCGTGGTGGGGGAAATCTTCTGCCGGCTTAACACCTTCAGCAACTACGACGCCATCCGCCAGATCGAATCTCACGGCGGCGAGGCCTGGCTCAGCGACGTGGGCGAATGGGTCTGGTACACCAACTGGTCGCACAAGGCCCTGCTGCGGCGCGACGGCAAGACCGTGTCGCTGGAGATGCTGGGCGCCTTCATCAAGAACGCCATCCAGCGCCGCGACGAACAGTGCCTGCTGGCGCCGTTCAAAGAAGATTTCGAGGGCTACGAAGAACCCCACGATATCCACCACGAGGTGCTCGATCCGGCGTGGCCGTACCTGCCCGCCGACGGGGCCCTGGGCGAAATGGTGCTCTCCGTCGGCAAAGGCATCTACCTGTACGAGAAGGGCGCCGACGGCATCATCGACATCAGCCCCTTCACCTGCATGAACGGGATCGTCTCCGAAGCGGTGTATCATGACGTCGCGGCAGACCACGACGGCATCCCGATCCGAAATTTCTACTTCGACTCCTCCAGCAGCAACCTCGAACGCGATCTGGATATCTTTATCGAACTGGCGGTCAGCTATCAGAAGCGAAAGACCAAACGACGCCGTTTTCCGAAGTGTTTTTCCGTGTAACCGCAAGGGCCGGCGCAGGACAATCCGTACATGATCCGCCGTGCAGAACAGACCGCCTCAGAAACGCCCCCGCCTCATGGGGCCGGGGTCGGCCAGGATTGCGCCGCCCTGGCCGATCACCGCCGCCAGATTCGCCAGTACGCCCCGGCTGTGGCGCCGCTGCCTTACGCCACCGCCGCCACGTGCCCCACGTGCCATGACGTCGTACACGCGGTGTTCGACTGGGCCGACCCCGCCCGCCCGGGCGGACAGCTTGTGCTGACCTGGCACTGCCCCGCGTGCGGACAGGCCCGGGCGGTGCATCATGACACGCTCTGGTCGCAGCCCGAAAGCGACTTTCCCGGCTCCGCCAGCCACACCTTCAGCGGCTGGAAGGTGCCTCCCGTCCTGCGGCGCCTTCCGCGGACGGTGCAGAGCCTCTGCCCGACGTGCGCCGCCGCGGTCGTCGGGCGGTACTTTGTCCAGGACGGCGCGGTCTGGATCGAGAAGACCTGCCCCGAGCACGGCTACGTGCGAGACTGCATCAACTCCGACGCGCTGCTGTACTCCAAGGCCGCCTGGTGGACCTTCGCCGAGCACGGCGGGCAAGAGTTCCCCCACAAGACCGGCGCCAGCCAGTGCCCCAGCGACTGCGGCCTGTGCGACCACCACCTCTCCAGCCCGTGCCTGGCGCAGATCGACCTGACCAACCGCTGCAACATGCGCTGCCCGATCTGCTTCGCCAACGCCGGCGTGACGGGCGTCGTCTGTCAGCCGGACTACGACCAGGTCGTGCGCCAGCTCCAGGCCCTGCGCGACCTGAGGCCCTACCCGTGTACCGCCATCCAGTTCACCGGCGGCGAGCCGACGATCCACCCGGACTTCCTGCGCATCGTATCGACCGCCCGCGACATGGGCTTCTCGCACATCCAGATCGCCACCAACGCCATCAAGATGGCCGACCCCGACTTCGCCCGCGCCGCCCACGCGGCGGGCCTGCACACGCTCTACATGCAGTTTGACGGCGTCGGCGAAGATGCCCATCGCCACACGCGGAACTATCCGGGCATCTGGGCCAAGAAGCTCGCGGCCATCGAGAACTGCCGCCGCCTGGACATGAAGATCTGCCTGGTCCCGACGATCCTCAAGGGCGTCAACTCCGACCAGGTCGGCGAGATCTTCCGGTTCGCGGCCGCCAACACCGACGTCATCAGCGGGATCAGCTATCAGCCCGTGTCGTTCAGCGGACGCATCGACGAGCAGCAGCGCATGGCGCAGCGATACACGCTGGGCGACCTGGCGCACGACCTGGCCGAGGCCTCCGGCGCCAGCGCCCTGCGCGACATGTACCCGCTGAGCATCGTCGTTCCGCTGGCGGAGTTTCTCGAGGCGCTGACGGGCAAGCCCAAGATCCGCCCCAGTTCGCATCCCGACTGTGCGTTCGGGACGTACTTCCTGATCTCGCCCGAGGGTAAGCCCTATCCGTTCCCGCAGGTGATCAACGTCGAGGGCATGTTCACCGAGATGAACCTCATCGCCGGCCGCATCAAGGCCCGCGGGCGCGTGAGCTGGCTCGACCGCATTCGTATCGTGCGGATGTTCAAGCGGCACTTCAACCCCGCCGCCGCGCCGCCGGGCCTGACCGTCAAGCGGTTCATCCGCTCGCTGCAGGGCCTGGTTGACAAGAACCTCGGGCGCGGCGAGGGCGAAAAGCAGACCTACAAAACGCTGCTCTGCGCGGGCATGCATTTTCAGGACCGCTTCAACTTCGACGCCGAACGCGCCCGCCGCTGCGTCATCATCTATTCCACGCCGGCGGGGATGTTCCCCTTCTGCACCTACAACTGCGGACCGGAATATCGCACCATCGTCGAGCAGCAGCATGCGGCCGCTCGCTTGACGCCGCCGGCCCACGCCGCCCCCGCGCAAAGCGCCGCCGAAACCTCATGAGTGCTCCAGACCCCAAAGCCCGTGGCACAGCCTTTCCAGGCTGTGATTCTAAAAGCTCTGAATCCGACAACAGCCCCAGGCTGGAAAGCCTGGGCCACAAGTCGTACACCGCCGCCGGGCGGCACACCACGGCCGCGGCTATCGGCAAGGAATATCGTCACGAGTTCCCCGCCTCGGACAACCCTGACAAGCGCTGCACGCGCGGCGACGACGGCGGCCTGACCAGCGGCCAGTACGTCCGCTCGAGCCCGGTGCTGGCTGACGAGACCACGCCGGCGATGCTGCAGATCAACTACCGCCACCCGATCGAGCGATGGGTGGGTACGCGGCCGTTCCGCTGGCTGCTGCGGCGGTTGAGCATTGATGACTCCGCCGGAGCGACGGCGCTGGAGCGCGTGATTGCCTCGTACGGCGATCCGGCGGCCTCGCGCTGGACGAAGGTCAAGTACTGGCTGCTGCACAGGATCATCGACCGCTTCCGCGGCGCCACCGACATGGCCACGTTCCGCCAGAAGCTCGCCGGGCATCGCCCGACGCTGCGCGGGATTGTGATCGTCGCCCGCAGCGTGGGCAAGTTCGGCCTGACCGTGCCGCAGAAGTTCGTCGCGCCGCTCTTTGCCGTGTGGAACTTCACCAACCGCTGCAACCTCGCCTGCCGCCACTGCTACCAGGACTCCGATCACGCCGCCCTGGCCGACGAGCTGACGCTGGAGGAAAAGCTCGCCCTGGTCGACCAGATGGGCCGCGCCCACATGCCGATGCTCGCCCTGTCCGGCGGCGAGCCGACCATCAGTCCGCACGTCATCCCCGTGCTCGAGCGAGCCAAGAGCTATGGGATGCACCTGACGCTGGCCACCAACGGCACGACGATGACGCCGGCGATGGCGGGCAAGCTCGCCGCGGCCGGGCTGCGATATGTGGAAATCTCGCTGGACTCGACCGACCCGGCCCGCCACGACGCCTTCCGCGGGCAAAAGGGCATGTGGGAGAAGTCCGTCGCGGGCGCGCGGGTGGTGGTCGCCACGCCGGGGCTGCGGCTGGGAATTGCCATGTGCGTTCACCAGGGCAACTTCCACGAAGTGCGGGACATGATCGCCTTCGCCGAGAAGCTCGGGGCCGGATGCTTCGCCCACTTCAACTTCATCCCCGTCGGGCGCGGGCTGCGGATGGTCAGCGGCGACATCACGCCCGCCCAGCGCGAGGAGCTGCTGGCGATCCTCAACGAGAAGATGCAGGCCGGCGGCATGGGCGTGATCTCGACGGCCCCGCAGCTCGGCCGCGTGTGCCTGGCCGGGGCGGCGCTCGAGAGCGGCCGCGCCGCCTGCAGCCACGCCGGCAGCGGCAGCGGCGTCAAGGCGCGCGTGGTGGCCAAGTACCTCGGCGGCTGCGGGGCGGGGCGCACGTACATCTGCATCGAGCCCAACGGCAACGTGACGCCCTGCGTGTACCTGCCGCATCGCGTGATGGGCAACGTGCGCCAGGGGCCGCTGATGGAGATCTTCCGCACCAGCGAGTTCTGGGACATCCTCAACGACCGCGACCATCGCCTGCACCACTGCGAGGTCTGCGCCTTCCGCAACTACTGCGGCGGCTGCCGCGCCCGCTCCGACGCCTACTTCGGCCAACTCCACGGCGGCGACCCCGGATGCATCTTCAACGACAAGCACTGGCAGGCCCTGGTCGATTCCGGCATCGCCGTCTCCGCCGGCGCCGCCGATAAACCCGACGACATCAACCTCCCCCCGATGCGCCACGGCTTGGCATAATCCATAGCTCGTGGCTATCGTTTCAGATTGGCAGCAGGTAGAATGATTCAGGCTCGACGATCCCTGTTGCCGATTTTATTAAGAGGGAAGAGGTAGATGGTTACCATCGCAGGCAATATTCCGGAACTTCTTGGCAAAGGCTTATATACGCCAAGTGAAGCAGCCAGGCTCACCCGGTTGGGTCCTTCGACTGTCCGCCGCTGGATAGCGGGCTACAGTTTCAGGTACGCCACGAGCATGGGTCCTAAGCGCGGGTATAGTGGATCCCTGATCCATTCCGACATCCCGCGCATTGACCGGCACATGGCTCTTTCCTTTCTGGAGCTCATTGAAACCTACATCGCCGGGGCATTCTTGAGAACCGGAGTCTCGCTGCACACGGTGCGTCTGGCGCATCGTCACGCCGTTGAGAAGCTCCAAATGCCGCATCCCTTTGCGATGGAACAATTCAAAACCGATGGGAAGGGTATCTTCCTGGAGCTTGAAGGGGAGGCTCCGGGCAGCAAGGCTCTCTTGGAGTTATCGCGAGTGCAGTATGCCTTTCCCGAAATATTGGCAGAGTATTTGGAACTGATTGACTTCGACAGGGAAACTGAGCTTGCATGCCAATGGTGGCCGCTGGGCAAGAAACTCCCGGTCGTAATAAACCCCGCCATAGCGTTCGGGTCCCCAGTCATCGCCGGCACCCGAGTGACCGTACAGGCGATTCTAGATGCTTTGGATGCTGACGAGACCGAGGAATCCGTTGCCAAGTGGTTTAGTATCACGCGGCGCGAAGTTGACACTGCAATCTTGCTGAAGAAGCAGAGGCTGGCGGGGTGAAATTCATATTCGACGAATGCATCTCCAGCAGAATTGCCCAAGCTCTGCAGGCTTTGGGCGAGCAAGCAGTTTCATCTGCCGATCAGTGGGGAAAAGGCGCTTTGGACCTGGAATGGATTCCATTGGCAGGAAAACAAGGTTGCTGTGTTGTTACGGCGGATCGGCTCAAACGACATGAGCGCGCCGCCCTGACTCAACATGACGGCCGGATATTCCTGCTTGCAGTCAAGAATATCGGATTTTGGGACCAAGTCAGGCTTGTCATCAATCGTTGGCCGGAAATAAAGGCGATGGCTGATAACTTGCGCCCTCCTTTCATGGTCCGCGTCACCGCTCGTGGCAAGCCCGAGCGAATCATCTAGAGTGAACAATGCGAGCATTCCTCTCGAAAACGCCAACCGTGTTATTCCCCGTGATTGTGGCAGTCGCTCTGGGATGCGATGGTGGCTCGAAACCATTGCCCAAAGATGACGAACCTCTCTGGCCAATGGAAAATGGCTGCATGACCATTCTGTCGGATACCCCACACGGCAACATCACTCATGTGAGGCTTGTCTTTGACCCTGGCGTTCTGGCAGCCGCCAGGAAGATGTGGGACGACAGGAAAGTAGCGGGGACGCCAGGGTCAGCCACACAATCCAGCAGTAATTCCCTTCTGGCTCCGGACGAAGAAGGCGAATTTCAGTACCTTCTTTCTGGGGCGGAGATATTGGCAAAGGCCGGCAAGGGCAAGCCAGTCCCGGATGTCCTGGTGGAAGCGTGGGCGATAAACAAAATCTGGTATTTTTGCCAAGTGCAAATGAGTGGCCGCAAAGTCACGCGGAGTATTCTATCCAAGCCGATAACACAGACTGTCAGAGAATCGTTCTGGTGGTTCAAGGATGAAAACGGAACGCCAGTTCCTGCAACAACCTCATTTGATTTCGTTTTTCCGTGGCTCATATCACCCGAGTCCGCCAGCTACCCTGATCGCGGCACGCCCGGCATTGATGTCGCTTGGGGCCAAAAGCATGTTCCGGGATTCGTGCAAAACGAACGTGTCTTGCTGGCGCCGGGACTTGGCCCTGTTGCCTTGGGTGATTTCGCCGCGAAAGGCTCTCAACACATCTGGACGTACGTTGCACTGATATACATTCCCTCCAAAGGCCCTGTGATCAGAATGCCACGGCCGCCTATGATAGTCAGGAGGGAGGGTTAGAAAAAGGCAGCCAGTTTTCCGGCAACCGTCTCGCCTTTGAGGCGTCCAATCTTTCATGTCGTCGCAATAGGGCGCTGATCCGGCCGATAAGCTAGTAGTGCCTTGGGCGTTGTCGTAGAATACTTCTGGCCGCCGGGTGGGGCGGCTTTGGAAGGTCCATGCCTGCAGAAAAGAGCAGCCTGTTTCTGGAGTACAGCCTCCGGATGACCAAGAATCGTCTGCGCCTGGTCAGTCTGGGCATGGCGGCTCTGATCATGCTGACGATCACGGGGGCGTTCGTCCTGCTGGTGGTCGTGGGCGATCATGTCGTTCCCGGCGGTCTGCCGTCGTGGCTGCGGTGGGTGCTGCGATGGGTGTACGCCGCGGCGATGGCGGCGCTGACCGTCCTGGCCATCATCCGCCCGCTGGCGCGGCGAGTCAGCGACCTCTACGCCGCACGCCTGATCGAGAAGGCCCACCCCGAGTTCCGCAACGACCTGACGGCCAGTCTGCTCATCAAGGCCGACGGCAAAGTTCACCCCGGTACGCTGGCGGCCATCCGCCGCCACGCCGCGGCCGAGGTCGCCTCGACGGACGTCGAGTCGGCGGTGGCCACGCGGCACGTCCGCCAGGCGGGGATGGTCTTCGCGGCCACGCTCGTGGTGTTTCTGCTGTACGCGGCGTTTTCGCCCAAAGACGTGATGCCCTCGATTTTCCGGGCGTTCGGCGGCGAGGGTCCGCCGCCGTCGCGGACGAAGATTCTCGATATTAAACCCGCGCCCGACGAGGTGGTCATCGAAGGCCAGAGCGTCACCTTCGCCGCTCGCATCGTCAACGGCTCGGGCGAGGTCAAGGTGCATGTCAGCCGCGACGGCGGGCAGACGTACCTCGATGACCACGCTATCACGATGCGACTGGCCGACCCCCAGACGCGCCGCTACGAGGGCCTCTGGGAGCAGGCGGCCTCGGCGGCGGGGCGGGCGACGTTCAAGATATCCTGCGACGACGCCCAGACGCGGCCGCAGACGCTGCTGGTGCTGGCCAAACCGCTCATTCGTAACGTTCAGCTTCGGGTGACGTGGCCGGCGTATACCAACCGCGGGACGCGTCAGGAAAGCGGTGGGCGCATCGAGGCGCTGCGCGGCAGCGTCGTCGAGGTGCAGGCCCAATCCAACGTGCCGGTGCAGTCGGCGTCGATCCTGTTCCAGAAAGCGCCGCCGGCGGTCATGAAACACAACCAGAACGACCTGGAGGGCTCGATCACCGTCGCCGACGACGAGCGGTACCACATTCTGTTCACCGCTTCGCAGGGCTCGCAGAAGGGCCAGTCGATCTGGTACGACATCAAGTCGCTCCAGGACGCGGCGCCCAAGATCAATCTCGTCGAGCCCACGCGGCGCGTCGAGCTGACCACGCTGGACAAGCTGCGACTGGCGGCCGAGGCCGTCGATGATTACGGCATCGCCAACATGACCCTGGTGATTCGCAACGGCCAGGCGTCACGCCGCATTGACCTGGGCTCGACCCCGCTGCCCGGGCGCCAGAGCCAACCCGTCGAGCAGATCATTCCCGTCGCCGAGCTGGGCGCCGCCGGGCAGACCGTCACCTGCCATATCGAGGCCCGCGACTATCGCCCGCCGGGCGGACAGCTCGCTTCCAGCGAACCCTTTGAAGTCGTCATCCGCCAGCCGGACGCCGCCGCCCTCGCCCAGGCCGCCGAAGTCGCCAAAAACGCCGAGCAGCCCCAGGCCCCGCCGCCCGCGGCGACGCAGCCCGCCGCCTCCGGACCCGATCAGCCCGC containing:
- the tes gene encoding tetraether lipid synthase Tes, with protein sequence MIRRAEQTASETPPPHGAGVGQDCAALADHRRQIRQYAPAVAPLPYATAATCPTCHDVVHAVFDWADPARPGGQLVLTWHCPACGQARAVHHDTLWSQPESDFPGSASHTFSGWKVPPVLRRLPRTVQSLCPTCAAAVVGRYFVQDGAVWIEKTCPEHGYVRDCINSDALLYSKAAWWTFAEHGGQEFPHKTGASQCPSDCGLCDHHLSSPCLAQIDLTNRCNMRCPICFANAGVTGVVCQPDYDQVVRQLQALRDLRPYPCTAIQFTGGEPTIHPDFLRIVSTARDMGFSHIQIATNAIKMADPDFARAAHAAGLHTLYMQFDGVGEDAHRHTRNYPGIWAKKLAAIENCRRLDMKICLVPTILKGVNSDQVGEIFRFAAANTDVISGISYQPVSFSGRIDEQQRMAQRYTLGDLAHDLAEASGASALRDMYPLSIVVPLAEFLEALTGKPKIRPSSHPDCAFGTYFLISPEGKPYPFPQVINVEGMFTEMNLIAGRIKARGRVSWLDRIRIVRMFKRHFNPAAAPPGLTVKRFIRSLQGLVDKNLGRGEGEKQTYKTLLCAGMHFQDRFNFDAERARRCVIIYSTPAGMFPFCTYNCGPEYRTIVEQQHAAARLTPPAHAAPAQSAAETS
- a CDS encoding radical SAM protein, with the translated sequence MSAPDPKARGTAFPGCDSKSSESDNSPRLESLGHKSYTAAGRHTTAAAIGKEYRHEFPASDNPDKRCTRGDDGGLTSGQYVRSSPVLADETTPAMLQINYRHPIERWVGTRPFRWLLRRLSIDDSAGATALERVIASYGDPAASRWTKVKYWLLHRIIDRFRGATDMATFRQKLAGHRPTLRGIVIVARSVGKFGLTVPQKFVAPLFAVWNFTNRCNLACRHCYQDSDHAALADELTLEEKLALVDQMGRAHMPMLALSGGEPTISPHVIPVLERAKSYGMHLTLATNGTTMTPAMAGKLAAAGLRYVEISLDSTDPARHDAFRGQKGMWEKSVAGARVVVATPGLRLGIAMCVHQGNFHEVRDMIAFAEKLGAGCFAHFNFIPVGRGLRMVSGDITPAQREELLAILNEKMQAGGMGVISTAPQLGRVCLAGAALESGRAACSHAGSGSGVKARVVAKYLGGCGAGRTYICIEPNGNVTPCVYLPHRVMGNVRQGPLMEIFRTSEFWDILNDRDHRLHHCEVCAFRNYCGGCRARSDAYFGQLHGGDPGCIFNDKHWQALVDSGIAVSAGAADKPDDINLPPMRHGLA
- a CDS encoding DUF433 domain-containing protein, giving the protein MVTIAGNIPELLGKGLYTPSEAARLTRLGPSTVRRWIAGYSFRYATSMGPKRGYSGSLIHSDIPRIDRHMALSFLELIETYIAGAFLRTGVSLHTVRLAHRHAVEKLQMPHPFAMEQFKTDGKGIFLELEGEAPGSKALLELSRVQYAFPEILAEYLELIDFDRETELACQWWPLGKKLPVVINPAIAFGSPVIAGTRVTVQAILDALDADETEESVAKWFSITRREVDTAILLKKQRLAG
- a CDS encoding DUF5615 family PIN-like protein; this encodes MKFIFDECISSRIAQALQALGEQAVSSADQWGKGALDLEWIPLAGKQGCCVVTADRLKRHERAALTQHDGRIFLLAVKNIGFWDQVRLVINRWPEIKAMADNLRPPFMVRVTARGKPERII